The proteins below come from a single Eucalyptus grandis isolate ANBG69807.140 chromosome 3, ASM1654582v1, whole genome shotgun sequence genomic window:
- the LOC104438933 gene encoding disease resistance protein RUN1-like, protein MGKHRSKQRRMRVRDTDASSLTISKRPRPDVPSASGANSDPPASSTSVNGNNYHVFLSFRGPDTRKGFVDHLYQRLKALGPRYHPNSVFRDDEDLPFGEKIGENLISAIERSKVSIPVISENYAASEWCLRELIHIMECKESRGQKVLPVLYKVKPKHVRKLKGAFGKAYKSCKDKFEKEVEQQGLLALRKAVDLRVFESEKFADGHEGELVNKLVEIILREEQHDLPPDLPENLVAIEDRVAEVMELVDLARPDTRIIGIWGMGGIGKTTLATIIYKKLFDKFQCHSSLQDIREEINCKGVEHVQSLLISEITKSPPHSVPKSAIGIARIQSSCENKKVLILLDDVDHRDHLDKLIGGCNFGSGSRIIITCRDKTLFKSDYEIYELKEMNSEQSLLLFSRYAFEAEQPPKDLVTLSSAIVATTGGLPLALMVVGSLLKGEKDQMIWKERLEKLRKVPHVDVQKKLKISYDSLGHAEKEMFLDIACFLIGTDKRIATYFWADLKFFPLTGLQILINRSLIKIEDKNKLRMHDQLRDLGRAIAHPAYKKPWDCSRLWDKEEVMEVLRRKVDSENIEALRLDQRGSREFIRREGFKKMPNLKFLHVKDVNFDGDLKESLTKLRWLKWEGCCDSFKPTNFRLEKLVILDLSLDYSYHSQNSISENWSGWSSIKMKKLKFLILSGCTGLKRNPDLCVFKNLEELILEGCNNLKKIDPSIGALKQLKRLNAHGCLQLTDISPSIGKLGELVVLNLSRTSITGLPESIGELNKLEILWLHLSKIKMLPSSIGKLQRLKELDASECYHLKGQIRVDKGGLFSLKTLRLGWSRKISGLPENLDQLSSLKHLDLRGCEKLRSFPKPPCNLKSLWLTCRSNELPSLSHLNHLQELYLSSCESLQSIPELPSCIPKLRICRCPKLERLPKLSDLEFLLELQVRECGGLKKLDGLETLKSLRRLDLDSSILNYCDGNADKLHPIRDLEKSGSLKVGLIFGAASVRVYRLLSG, encoded by the exons ATGGGAAAGCATCGCTCAAAGCAACGACGCATGCGCGTTAGAGACACCGATGCTTCGAGTCTGACCATTTCGAAGCGACCAAGACCTGACGTGCCATCGGCATCCGGAGCGAATTCTGACCCACCTGCTTCGTCCACCTCTGTGAATGGAAATAATTACCATgtattcttgagctttagaggccCTGATACTCGCAAAGGCTTCGTCGATCACCTCTACCAAAGACTCAAAGCTTTGGGCCCGAGGTACCATCCAAACTCTGTGTTCAGAGATGATGAGGACCTCCCCTTCGGCGAGAAAATTGGTGAAAATCTCATCAGTGCAATCGAGCGCTCTAAGGTTTCAATCCCAGTCATCTCGGAAAATTATGCTGCTAGCGAATGGTGCCTTCGTGAGCTCATTCATATAATGGAGTGTAAAGAAAGCAGAGGACAAAAAGTCTTGCCCGTGCTTTACAAGGTGAAACCCAAGCATGTCCGAAAACTAAAGGGGGCCTTTGGAAAGGCCTACAAATCCTGTAAGGATAAATTTGAGAAGGAGGTCGAGCAACAGGGGCTGCTAGCTCTCAGAAAAGCAGTTGATCTTAGAGTATTTGAATCAGAGAAATTTGCTGATGG GCATGAAGGGGAATTGGTAAATAAACTCGTAGAAATAATATTGCGTGAGGAGCAACATGATCTCCCACCAGATCTTCCTGAAAACTTGGTTGCAATTGAGGATCGTGTGGCTGAGGTTATGGAATTGGTGGATCTTGCTCGCCCGGACACTCGAATTATTGGGATTTGGGGGATGGGCGGCATCGGTAAGACAACTCTGGCTACGATCATCTATAAAAAGCTTTTTGACAAGTTTCAGTGCCACAGCTCTCTCCAGGATATTAGAGAAGAAATTAATTGCAAGGGCGTCGAGCATGTCCAATCTCTACTCATCTCAGAGATAACAAAAAGCCCTCCCCATAGCGTGCCTAAGTCTGCTATAGGGATTGCAAGGATCCAATCAAGTTGTGAAAATAAGAAGGTACTTATTCTTCTTGACGATGTGGATCATCGAGACCACCTCGATAAATTGATTGGAGGTTGTAATTTCGGGTCAGGAAGTAGGATTATAATTACATGTCGAGACAAGACTCTCTTTAAGTCTGACTATGAAATTTATGAACTCAAAGAAATGAACAGTGAACAATCTTTGCTTCTGTTTAGTAGATATGCATTTGAAGCGGAACAACCTCCCAAAGATCTTGTGACTCTTTCAAGTGCTATTGTTGCCACCACAGGAGGGCTTCCCTTAGCTCTCATGGTTGTAGGTTCACTTCTCAAAggagaaaaagatcaaatgatATGGAAAGAGAGGCTGGAGAAATTGAGGAAGGTACCTCATGTGGACGTACAAAAAAAGTTGAAGATAAGTTATGATTCATTAGGTCATGCAGAGAAAGAGATGTTTCTAGACATTGCATGTTTTCTTATTGGAACTGACAAAAGAATTGCCACCTACTTTTGGGCGGATCTCAAATTCTTCCCACTAACCGGATTGCAAATATTGATTAACCGTTCGttaataaaaattgaggacAAGAATAAATTGAGAATGCATGATCAGTTAAGAGATTTAGGTAGAGCTATCGCCCATCCAGCATATAAGAAGCCATGGGATTGTAGCAGACTATGGGACAAGGAGGAAGTCATGGAAGTTCTACGACGTAAG gtGGACAGTGAAAATATTGAGGCACTACGTCTAGACCAAAGGGGCTCCAGAGAGTTCATAAGGCGAGAAGGCTTTAAAAAAATGCCTAACTTGAAGTTCCTTCATGTGAAGGATGTGAATTTTGATGGAGATTTGAAAGAATCACTCACTAAATTAAGATGGTTAAAGTGGGAGGGATGTTGTGACTCTTTTAAGCCGACCAACTTTCGTTTGGAGAAATTAGTCATACTTGATTTATCACTAGATTATTCTTATCATAGTCAAAACAGTATCAGTGAAAATTGGAGTGGATGGAGTTCAATTAAG ATGAAGAAGTTGAAATTTCTCATTCTTTCCGGGTGCACAGGATTAAAGAGAAACCCTGATCTCTGTgtgtttaaaaatttagaggagCTAATCCTAGAAGGCTGtaataatttgaagaaaattgacccTTCCATTGGAGCTCTGAAGCAGCTGAAGAGGTTAAATGCCCATGGGTGTTTGCAACTTACTGACATCTCTCCTTCAATTGGGAAGTTGGGAGAGTTGGTTGTGCTGAATTTGTCACGTACATCAATTACGGGATTGCCCGAATCTATTggggaattaaataaattggaaatTCTGTGGCTTCATTTGAGCAAGATAAAAATGTTACCGAGCTctattggaaaattgcaaagacTCAAAGAGCTGGATGCATCCGAATGCTATCACCTGAAAGGACAAATTCGTGTTGATAAAGGTGGGTTGTTTTCTCTAAAGACCCTTCGTTTAGGTTGGTCAAGAAAAATTTCTGGCTTGCCGGAAAACTTAGATCaactttcttctctcaaacacCTCGATTTACGTGGGTGTGAAAAGCTTCGGTCATTCCCAAAACCTCCTTGTAACTTAAAATCCCTGTGGCTCACCTGTCGGAGCAATGAGCTGCCATCGCTCTCTCACCTCAACCATCTACAGGAGCTCTACCTTTCCTCTTGCGAGTCTCTTCAAAGCATCCCAGAGCTTCCCTCCTGCATTCCGAAGCTTCGCATTTGCAGATGTCCCAAATTGGAAAGGTTGCCAAAGCTTTccgatttggaatttttgttggAATTGCAGGTCAGGGAATGCGGTGGGCTGAAGAAATTGGATGGACTGGAAACTTTAAAATCCTTAAGAAGGTTGGACCTAGACTCGTCCATCCTCAACTATTGTGACGGAAACGCAGATAAACTCCATCCGATACGAGACCTTGAAAAATCGGGATCCCTAAAAGTGGGGCTTATCTTTGGAGCCGCGAGCGTTCGAGTATATCGCCTTTTAAGTGGTTGA